In one window of Arthrobacter pascens DNA:
- a CDS encoding ABC transporter substrate-binding protein — MKRSLTILTAVAAASLALTSCSGGGTGTSENSKTELTFWHGYTEADGKVLNKIVEDFNASQANITIKVQTNPWSVIDDTLLPALSSGKGPDLVAMPAERLPVYADKGAFAELDDFYKDPSSNLDKLVPAAADMETVNGHKYGVPSGFVPLAMFYNKALFAKAGITAPPTTWTEWIAAAKKLTVDENNDGTPEQFGLGLPDHATVANGVWPSLFYGNGGDVVKDGKAVVDSPENAATLKTWVDAVRNDKISPSGLDGIAGDKLFSSGKAAMYLGGPWMSSIAKESNIDYGIAAVPAGPKDQAASAIGISMGITSQKDEAKTSAAKKFFSYFLQKEQATAWSLGSGWPPLRSDIPASDVASNPVVEALTKQSEFGRPLLPGVVNSTDVLTAVDKLTQRAVAGENIKDLLRETQASVQKILDTK; from the coding sequence ATGAAAAGGTCGCTCACCATTCTCACCGCGGTCGCTGCCGCATCCCTGGCCCTGACGTCCTGCTCCGGCGGAGGCACGGGAACCAGTGAGAACAGCAAGACCGAACTCACGTTCTGGCATGGCTACACCGAAGCCGACGGCAAGGTGCTGAACAAGATCGTGGAGGACTTCAATGCCTCCCAGGCAAACATCACCATCAAGGTGCAGACCAACCCCTGGTCGGTCATCGATGACACTCTGCTGCCGGCGCTGTCCTCCGGAAAGGGACCGGACCTCGTCGCCATGCCGGCCGAACGCCTCCCCGTCTACGCAGACAAGGGCGCGTTCGCTGAGCTCGACGACTTCTACAAGGACCCCAGCAGCAACCTTGACAAGCTCGTACCCGCGGCGGCGGACATGGAGACCGTCAACGGCCACAAGTACGGCGTACCCTCCGGATTCGTGCCGCTGGCCATGTTCTATAACAAGGCACTCTTCGCGAAGGCAGGCATCACCGCCCCGCCGACAACGTGGACGGAGTGGATCGCCGCTGCCAAGAAGCTGACCGTTGACGAAAACAATGACGGTACGCCCGAGCAGTTCGGCCTCGGCCTTCCCGATCACGCAACTGTCGCGAACGGCGTCTGGCCCTCGCTCTTCTATGGCAACGGCGGTGACGTCGTCAAGGACGGCAAGGCCGTGGTTGACTCGCCGGAGAATGCCGCGACGCTGAAGACCTGGGTGGATGCCGTCCGCAACGACAAGATCTCCCCGTCCGGCCTGGACGGAATCGCAGGGGACAAGCTGTTCAGCAGCGGGAAGGCCGCCATGTACCTGGGCGGTCCCTGGATGTCTTCCATCGCGAAGGAAAGCAACATCGACTACGGCATCGCGGCTGTCCCTGCCGGGCCGAAAGACCAGGCGGCCTCGGCCATCGGCATTTCCATGGGCATCACCTCACAGAAGGACGAGGCCAAGACGTCAGCGGCGAAGAAGTTCTTCTCGTACTTCCTGCAGAAGGAGCAGGCGACCGCCTGGTCGCTCGGTTCCGGATGGCCGCCGCTGCGTTCTGACATTCCGGCCAGCGACGTCGCCTCCAACCCTGTAGTGGAAGCCCTGACGAAGCAGTCCGAATTCGGGCGCCCGCTGCTGCCCGGCGTCGTGAACAGCACTGACGTGCTGACCGCCGTGGACAAGCTCACCCAGCGCGCTGTCGCCGGCGAAAACATCAAGGACCTGCTGCGCGAGACGCAGGCCTCGGTCCAGAAGATCCTCGATACCAAATAG
- a CDS encoding family 1 glycosylhydrolase — MKWFEDGRLHFGLGVEDTFIPQERQGERALDEYELTQHYRFWHQDLGLAREAGGEFLRWGIPWYRINPEPGVWKWDWLDRVMDRFAELELKPLVDLMHYGTPTWLDNQFLNSSYPERVAEYSGRVAARYADRVVDYTPVNEPMIHTLFSGKFGHWPPYLSGDDGLVALVRNLSKGFVLAQQNMAAVLGDSAIFTHVDAGFRFVSDSTTGEHEDEIRHLKARSYLVEDLVTGKVDADHELAPWLSRHGMADEDLDWHRENIVLPDVMGVNYYPLHSTELLVSGKPVRGDIADPRDVRNDWTEGLTDVLSAYGQRYGAPVALTETCLTGSYARRLQWLDASVDCVQRLRSEGQNIVGYTWWPVTDMYEWTYRYGTEPLEHYRLTMGLWDLVPDEIGTLHRVKNPVADRFLQHASAALALASSEGIH; from the coding sequence GTGAAATGGTTTGAAGACGGACGCCTGCATTTCGGTCTCGGAGTCGAGGACACCTTCATTCCGCAGGAACGGCAAGGTGAGCGTGCCCTGGATGAATACGAACTCACCCAGCACTACAGGTTCTGGCACCAGGACCTGGGCCTGGCCAGGGAGGCCGGCGGGGAGTTCCTCCGCTGGGGTATCCCCTGGTACCGCATCAACCCGGAACCGGGCGTGTGGAAATGGGACTGGCTGGACAGGGTCATGGACCGTTTTGCCGAGCTTGAGCTCAAACCCCTCGTGGACCTGATGCACTACGGCACGCCCACCTGGCTGGACAACCAGTTCCTGAACTCCAGCTACCCCGAAAGGGTTGCCGAATATTCCGGACGGGTTGCGGCCCGGTACGCCGACAGGGTGGTGGACTACACCCCGGTCAACGAACCCATGATCCACACGCTCTTCTCCGGAAAGTTCGGCCATTGGCCGCCTTACCTCTCCGGCGACGACGGCCTCGTAGCCCTGGTGCGGAACCTGTCCAAGGGCTTCGTCCTGGCACAGCAGAACATGGCCGCCGTCCTGGGCGACTCCGCCATCTTCACCCATGTGGATGCCGGATTCAGGTTCGTCAGCGACTCCACCACCGGCGAACATGAGGACGAAATCCGCCACCTGAAGGCACGGTCATACCTTGTCGAGGACCTCGTGACCGGCAAGGTGGACGCCGACCATGAACTGGCGCCCTGGCTCAGCCGCCATGGCATGGCCGATGAGGACCTGGACTGGCACCGGGAGAACATCGTGCTTCCCGACGTCATGGGCGTGAACTACTACCCCCTGCACTCCACCGAACTGCTGGTCAGCGGCAAACCCGTCCGCGGAGACATCGCCGACCCCCGCGACGTCCGCAACGACTGGACGGAAGGCCTGACCGACGTCCTCAGCGCCTACGGACAGCGCTACGGCGCGCCGGTGGCCCTGACCGAAACCTGCCTCACCGGCTCATATGCGCGGCGGCTCCAATGGCTGGACGCGTCCGTGGACTGCGTGCAGCGGCTCCGCTCGGAGGGGCAGAACATCGTGGGCTACACCTGGTGGCCGGTGACCGACATGTACGAGTGGACCTACCGCTACGGGACCGAACCGCTGGAACACTACCGGCTGACCATGGGCCTCTGGGACCTGGTGCCGGATGAGATCGGAACCTTGCACCGGGTCAAGAACCCCGTCGCGGACCGCTTCCTGCAGCACGCCAGCGCTGCCCTCGCGCTCGCCTCCTCCGAGGGCATCCACTAG
- a CDS encoding carbohydrate ABC transporter permease, with protein sequence MSTTVHKKPQAPRYRAPAPIGGRRRPAVGQRRKNLQALAFLLPAVLVLGAFTAWPMVAALRLSFTNASGFGKEKWVGFENYARIFTDPVIINAVVNTALYALLFTPTAVALALVLALLLNDPRLPFRGFFRTALFLPFIISLAVAAIAWTYLIDPQVGLLNYWLSSAGIRIGNVLQDPVLAMPAVAFVAVWKSFGFYMVIFLAGLQEIPGSLYEAARVDGAGAWTRFRHVTMPMLSNTTAFVLIFALIAALQAFDQIYVMTGGGPYGHTETVVMQIYTSGFRKLDVGFASALSYVLLAATLLLSVIQFVFFGKREREGD encoded by the coding sequence ATGAGCACTACGGTGCATAAGAAGCCGCAGGCACCGCGATACCGCGCCCCGGCACCCATCGGCGGACGGCGCCGCCCCGCCGTCGGACAGCGCCGCAAGAACCTTCAGGCCCTGGCCTTCCTGCTCCCGGCGGTGCTGGTCCTCGGCGCCTTCACGGCCTGGCCCATGGTCGCGGCCCTCCGGCTGTCCTTCACCAACGCCAGCGGCTTCGGCAAGGAAAAGTGGGTGGGTTTTGAGAACTACGCCCGCATCTTCACCGATCCGGTCATCATCAACGCTGTGGTCAATACCGCCCTCTACGCGCTGCTGTTCACCCCGACCGCCGTCGCCCTGGCACTGGTCCTGGCACTGCTCCTCAACGATCCGCGGCTGCCCTTCCGGGGATTTTTTCGGACAGCGCTCTTCCTGCCCTTCATCATCAGCCTGGCGGTCGCCGCCATTGCCTGGACCTACCTGATCGACCCGCAGGTGGGCTTGCTGAACTACTGGCTCAGCTCGGCAGGGATCCGGATCGGCAACGTTCTGCAGGACCCCGTCCTGGCCATGCCGGCTGTCGCCTTCGTTGCCGTGTGGAAGAGCTTCGGCTTCTACATGGTGATCTTCCTCGCCGGCCTGCAGGAGATCCCCGGATCCCTGTATGAGGCGGCCCGGGTGGACGGCGCCGGTGCATGGACCAGATTCAGGCATGTGACCATGCCCATGCTTTCCAACACGACGGCGTTCGTGCTGATCTTCGCCCTCATCGCCGCGCTCCAGGCCTTTGACCAGATCTACGTGATGACCGGCGGCGGCCCCTACGGCCACACCGAGACGGTGGTCATGCAGATTTACACATCGGGCTTCCGCAAACTCGACGTCGGGTTCGCCTCGGCGCTGTCCTATGTACTGCTCGCTGCCACGCTGCTGCTCAGCGTCATCCAGTTCGTCTTCTTCGGAAAACGTGAAAGGGAAGGGGACTGA
- a CDS encoding LacI family DNA-binding transcriptional regulator translates to MSVTIRDVARVSGFSIKTVSNVINGHPQLRPETRQRVQDAIDQLGYRPNLSARNLRSGRSGVIGLIIPDLTTAYFAELADAVMRKAAAKGLAVLIEPIGSGRDNELAALSGKHRHMVDGIIYNALTLNAGDAELLRSVDTPLVVLGDTSFNGRVDRITMANTAGARAATEHLLAVGRRRILALGAHEGEIIAAAELRLAGYRQAVEAAGLTFDPDLVHYADSWHRRGGAAVMAKLLDDGLKFDAVFAFNDTLALGAMRVLQEAGVRIPEDVAIVGFDDLDETRYSLPALSTVNPRRDEIAEAAVDTLLRRIEGGSELEAHEIETGFSLEIRQSSGPVLTGAAGANTAA, encoded by the coding sequence GTGTCTGTCACAATCCGGGATGTTGCCCGTGTTAGCGGTTTTTCCATCAAGACGGTGTCCAACGTGATCAACGGGCATCCGCAGCTCAGGCCGGAGACGCGGCAGCGCGTCCAGGACGCCATCGACCAGCTGGGCTATCGGCCTAACCTGTCGGCGAGGAACCTGCGATCGGGCCGTTCAGGAGTCATTGGCCTCATCATTCCGGACCTCACCACCGCCTACTTCGCCGAACTCGCGGACGCAGTCATGCGGAAGGCTGCGGCGAAAGGGCTTGCGGTGCTGATCGAGCCAATCGGCAGCGGGCGGGACAATGAACTTGCAGCCCTGAGCGGGAAGCATCGGCACATGGTTGACGGCATCATCTACAACGCCCTGACGCTGAACGCCGGCGATGCAGAACTCCTCAGGAGCGTCGACACCCCGCTGGTGGTCCTCGGTGACACCTCCTTCAACGGCCGGGTGGACCGCATCACCATGGCAAATACTGCCGGTGCCCGCGCCGCAACCGAGCATTTACTGGCCGTAGGCCGTCGGCGGATCCTTGCCCTCGGCGCCCACGAGGGTGAAATTATCGCCGCTGCCGAACTCCGTCTGGCCGGATACCGTCAGGCCGTCGAAGCCGCCGGTCTGACGTTCGATCCGGACCTGGTGCACTACGCGGACTCCTGGCATCGGCGGGGCGGGGCGGCTGTCATGGCGAAACTGCTCGACGACGGCCTGAAGTTCGACGCCGTCTTCGCCTTCAACGACACGCTCGCTCTGGGTGCCATGCGCGTGCTCCAGGAGGCCGGCGTCCGCATCCCCGAGGACGTGGCGATCGTCGGCTTCGATGACCTGGATGAAACGCGGTACTCGCTGCCGGCACTCTCGACGGTGAACCCCCGGCGTGACGAGATTGCCGAGGCTGCCGTGGACACCCTCCTTCGCCGGATTGAAGGCGGCAGTGAATTGGAGGCGCACGAGATCGAGACAGGCTTCTCCTTGGAGATCCGCCAGTCCTCCGGCCCGGTCCTGACAGGGGCTGCAGGCGCAAATACTGCCGCCTGA
- a CDS encoding NAD-dependent epimerase/dehydratase family protein: MRIAVTGGSGKLGRHVVRRLIGDGHQVLNLDRTGERNPGLVIVDLRNYGQVLDVLLGLDDRHSGFDAVVHLGAIPAPGLLPDAATFENNMLSTYNVFQAARRAGIKKVVYASSETVLGLPFDVDPPYIPVDEEYPARPESTYSLVKHLEEQMAVELTRWDPELSITGLRFSNVMDAEDYERFPSFDADARLRKWNLWGYIDGRDGAQAVARALENGKPGFEAFIIANADTVMSRSSASLAAEVFPDVKVVKDLGEHETLLSIDKARRLLGFEPEHSWRTYHPSKTTPTED; this comes from the coding sequence ATGAGAATTGCTGTGACCGGTGGAAGCGGAAAGCTGGGACGGCACGTGGTCCGGAGGCTCATCGGGGACGGACACCAGGTGCTCAACCTGGACCGTACGGGGGAGCGGAATCCCGGGCTGGTCATCGTGGACCTGCGCAATTACGGCCAGGTCCTGGACGTGCTCCTGGGGCTGGATGACAGGCACAGCGGGTTCGACGCCGTCGTGCACCTGGGCGCCATTCCCGCCCCGGGCCTCCTTCCGGACGCCGCCACTTTTGAGAACAACATGCTCTCCACCTACAACGTATTCCAGGCGGCCCGCCGGGCAGGCATCAAGAAGGTGGTCTACGCCTCCAGCGAGACGGTGCTGGGCCTGCCGTTCGACGTCGACCCTCCCTACATCCCGGTGGATGAGGAATACCCGGCCCGCCCGGAAAGCACCTATTCCCTGGTCAAGCACCTGGAAGAGCAGATGGCTGTGGAGCTCACCCGCTGGGACCCGGAGCTGAGCATCACCGGCCTGCGGTTCTCCAATGTCATGGACGCCGAGGATTATGAGCGGTTCCCGTCGTTCGACGCCGACGCCAGGCTGCGCAAGTGGAACCTGTGGGGATACATCGACGGCCGGGACGGGGCGCAGGCCGTGGCCAGGGCCCTGGAGAACGGCAAACCCGGCTTCGAGGCGTTCATCATCGCGAACGCGGACACTGTCATGAGCCGGTCCAGTGCCAGCCTCGCCGCCGAGGTGTTTCCCGACGTCAAGGTGGTCAAGGACCTGGGCGAACACGAGACCCTGCTCTCCATCGACAAGGCCAGGCGGCTGCTTGGCTTCGAACCCGAACACAGCTGGCGCACCTACCACCCCAGCAAAACCACCCCCACCGAGGACTGA
- a CDS encoding carbohydrate ABC transporter permease: MSATLRPRFLPHLFPSGGPVSGPRRIARARLNRALVVLLLALASAVILLPIAIIVFTAFKPAAEVNAFPPTLVPGQWTMDNFTRIFQELPFVRLIVNSFAFAGGVTLFALLFDSLAAYALARIDFTGRRMLLIAIIASLMIPFQATLVPVYQLASNLGWVNTFAGLIIPRAADAFGIFFLRQFFLSLPRDLDNAARIDGASEWRVYWNIVLPNATPAILTLGVFVFVNNWNDLLWPLIFTTDKNMGTLTSGLTLLTGPGGIIPYGVMMAGALVAILPLVAVFMFVQRRFIESVATTGLK; the protein is encoded by the coding sequence ATGTCTGCCACACTCCGCCCGCGCTTCCTCCCGCACCTCTTCCCCTCCGGGGGACCGGTTTCCGGCCCTCGCCGCATCGCCCGGGCCAGGCTGAACCGGGCCCTGGTGGTCCTCCTGCTGGCCCTGGCCTCCGCGGTCATCCTGCTTCCCATCGCGATCATCGTCTTCACCGCCTTCAAACCGGCAGCAGAAGTCAATGCCTTCCCGCCCACGCTGGTCCCGGGCCAGTGGACGATGGATAACTTCACCCGTATCTTCCAAGAACTGCCGTTCGTCCGACTGATCGTAAACAGCTTCGCCTTTGCCGGCGGCGTTACCCTCTTCGCGTTGCTGTTCGATTCCCTGGCCGCGTATGCCCTGGCCCGGATCGACTTCACGGGCAGGCGGATGCTGCTCATCGCGATCATTGCCAGCCTGATGATCCCGTTCCAGGCAACCCTGGTGCCGGTCTACCAGCTGGCCAGCAACCTGGGCTGGGTCAACACCTTTGCCGGACTGATCATCCCCCGCGCTGCGGACGCCTTCGGGATCTTCTTCCTCCGCCAGTTCTTCCTGTCCCTTCCCCGGGACCTGGACAATGCGGCACGGATCGACGGCGCCTCCGAATGGCGGGTCTACTGGAACATCGTCCTGCCCAACGCCACCCCGGCCATCCTGACACTGGGCGTGTTTGTGTTCGTCAACAACTGGAATGACCTGCTCTGGCCGCTCATTTTCACCACAGACAAGAACATGGGGACGCTCACGTCAGGACTGACTCTCCTGACCGGCCCGGGCGGAATAATCCCCTACGGCGTCATGATGGCGGGGGCCCTCGTGGCCATCCTCCCCCTGGTCGCCGTCTTTATGTTTGTCCAGCGCCGCTTCATTGAAAGCGTCGCCACCACCGGATTGAAGTGA
- a CDS encoding CPBP family intramembrane glutamic endopeptidase encodes MSQQFTAESRIRASGQLEPPGKSLSVVPATLMSASGFILFVLEDRLNGFILLAAALALAGFISRRLFTDLALIAFGLAAMSAVPITTDISTQHMLVMGTAMILAVGVPYGASRFITKEHAIRFPVRTGQRWTPAEKWYLPLVPVLGYAVLPVYMITTGVYANWPAVSDPEGIGRLFLGTNALGIWDELFFICTAFTLLRRHLPDWQANLLQAVLFTSFLWELGFHAWAPFFIFPFALLQARLFTVTKSLAYIVCVHLLFDFVLFLVLVHAHNREWIDIFLY; translated from the coding sequence ATGAGCCAGCAATTCACAGCGGAGTCAAGGATCCGGGCAAGCGGACAACTGGAGCCACCGGGCAAATCACTGTCCGTGGTCCCGGCAACGCTGATGTCCGCATCGGGCTTCATCCTGTTCGTGCTGGAGGACCGCCTGAACGGGTTCATCCTTCTGGCCGCGGCCCTTGCCCTGGCGGGATTCATCAGCCGACGCCTCTTCACCGACCTGGCCCTGATCGCGTTTGGCCTGGCAGCCATGAGCGCTGTTCCCATCACCACGGATATAAGCACGCAGCACATGCTGGTCATGGGCACGGCCATGATTCTGGCAGTAGGGGTTCCGTATGGCGCCTCACGATTCATCACCAAAGAGCACGCCATCAGATTCCCCGTCAGGACCGGCCAGCGGTGGACCCCAGCTGAGAAGTGGTACCTGCCCCTGGTCCCGGTGCTCGGATACGCTGTGCTGCCGGTCTACATGATTACTACCGGCGTCTATGCCAACTGGCCCGCCGTCAGCGATCCCGAAGGCATCGGCCGTCTCTTCCTGGGAACGAACGCCCTGGGAATCTGGGACGAGCTCTTCTTCATCTGCACCGCGTTTACGCTGCTGCGCAGGCACCTTCCCGACTGGCAGGCCAACCTGCTGCAGGCCGTGCTGTTCACTTCATTCCTATGGGAACTGGGATTCCATGCCTGGGCGCCCTTCTTCATCTTTCCCTTCGCCCTTCTCCAGGCGCGGCTGTTCACTGTGACGAAGTCCCTCGCCTACATTGTGTGCGTCCACCTGCTCTTTGACTTTGTCCTGTTCCTTGTCCTGGTCCATGCACACAACCGGGAGTGGATAGACATCTTCCTGTACTGA